CGTCGTCGACGCCCTCCTCGACGACCGTCTGCGGCGCCAGGGCCAGACCTGGGCCGGCCTCGACCGGTCGCGGCGCCTCACGCTGTTCCGTGGCCTGGACGAACGCGGCGTGTTCGCCGTGCGCCGCGCGATCGAGCAGGTCGCCGCCCGCCTCGGCATCTCCCGCGCCTCCGCCTACAGCTACCTCTCCCAGGCCAGAGCCACAGACGAGACCGGAGCCGACGGCACCGACACCACCGAAGGCGCCGCCGACAACCCCGAGGGAGCACACCCGTGACGACCACACCCCCGCCGATCACCCTGGACGACGTGCGCGACGCGGCCGCCCGGCTCAAGGGCGTGGCGCACCGCACGCCCGTGCTCCGCTCCCGCACCCTGGACGCGCTGGTCGGCGCCGAGGTCCTGCTGAAGTGCGAGAACTTCCAGCGCGTCGGCGCGTTCAAGTTCCGCGGCGCCTACAACGCGGCCTCCCGGCTGGCCCCCGAGCAGCTCGCCCGGGGCATCGCCGCGTACTCCTCCGGCAACCACGCCCAGGCCGTCGCCCTGGCCGCGCGGGAACTCGGCACCACCGCGGTGATCGTCATGCCCGAGGACGCGCCCCGCTCCAAGCGGGCGGCGACGGAGGGTTACGGCGCCGAGATCGTGACCTACGACCGCTACACCGGCGACCGGGTGGCCATCGCCGAGGCGCTGGCCACCGACCGGGGCCTGGCGCTGATCCCGCCCTATGAGCACCCGCACGTCATGGCGGGCCAGGGCACGGCCGCTCTCGAACTCCTCGAGGAGGCGGGCGAGCTGGACGCCCTGCTGGTGCCGGTCGGGGGCGGCGGACTGATCGCCGGCAGCGCGACCGCGGTCAAGGGGCTGCGGCCGGGCACCCGGATCGTCGGTGTGGAACCGGAGGCCGGGGACGACACGAAACGGTCGCTGGAGGCGGGCCGGCGGGTCGAGATCCCGGTGCCGCGCACCATCGCCGACGGCCAGGCCCTGCACACACCCGGGGAGCTGACCTTCTCGGTGAACCGGCGGCTCGTGGACGAGATCGCCCTGGTCTCCGACGACGAGATCCGCGCGGCCATGCGGTTCGCCTTCGAACGCCTGAAGATCGTCGTGGAGCCGAGCGGCGCCACTCCGCTCGCCGCCCTCCTGGCCGGCCGGGCCGGCGCCCTGCCCCGGCGCGTCGGCGTGATCGTCTCCGGCGGCAACATCGACACCGCCCGCTTCGCCGAGCTGTGCGGCGGCGCCTGAGGGGCCGGTACCACCGATTGGCGG
The sequence above is a segment of the Streptomyces asoensis genome. Coding sequences within it:
- a CDS encoding threo-3-hydroxy-L-aspartate ammonia-lyase produces the protein MTTTPPPITLDDVRDAAARLKGVAHRTPVLRSRTLDALVGAEVLLKCENFQRVGAFKFRGAYNAASRLAPEQLARGIAAYSSGNHAQAVALAARELGTTAVIVMPEDAPRSKRAATEGYGAEIVTYDRYTGDRVAIAEALATDRGLALIPPYEHPHVMAGQGTAALELLEEAGELDALLVPVGGGGLIAGSATAVKGLRPGTRIVGVEPEAGDDTKRSLEAGRRVEIPVPRTIADGQALHTPGELTFSVNRRLVDEIALVSDDEIRAAMRFAFERLKIVVEPSGATPLAALLAGRAGALPRRVGVIVSGGNIDTARFAELCGGA